One window of Phycisphaeraceae bacterium genomic DNA carries:
- a CDS encoding chemotaxis protein CheW has protein sequence MSDAVSTESTSVLTNHATDRERYVSVDIADNAYCLPASVTVELMRMPASGTKCLPRSPAWVAGMLNHRGMVVPVVDMRVVLGCKSYKEEIAELTKFIDARQRELQEWIDELRESVKSGKPFTKSTSATKCSFGQWYDTLNNSREAMEKLTRGDLGMATLIKEFAKPHKHMCSVAERAQHMAKNGKSDEALTLINTSDSHDFSQIKHLFERLINQFKAQRHPMLVVIETDIGRTALMIDSVREVVELGQADIDPIPTGVKTHDLVRGISHRNRQMPVLVFDEHALRTLGVEIDQDEQSLAA, from the coding sequence ATGAGCGATGCAGTATCAACCGAATCCACGTCTGTTCTCACCAATCATGCAACGGATCGCGAGCGATACGTTTCTGTTGACATTGCTGATAACGCGTATTGTCTGCCCGCATCAGTTACCGTTGAACTGATGCGAATGCCTGCTTCCGGCACAAAGTGCTTGCCCCGAAGCCCCGCGTGGGTCGCGGGGATGCTCAACCACCGTGGCATGGTGGTTCCGGTTGTTGATATGCGTGTTGTGCTCGGTTGCAAATCATACAAGGAGGAGATCGCTGAACTCACAAAGTTCATTGATGCCCGCCAGCGTGAGTTGCAGGAGTGGATCGATGAGTTGCGAGAGAGCGTGAAGTCAGGCAAGCCGTTTACAAAGTCAACGAGTGCAACGAAGTGTTCGTTCGGCCAGTGGTACGACACATTGAACAACTCGCGTGAAGCAATGGAGAAGCTCACACGCGGCGACCTTGGAATGGCGACGCTTATCAAGGAGTTTGCAAAGCCGCACAAGCACATGTGCTCTGTTGCTGAACGAGCGCAGCATATGGCAAAGAACGGCAAGAGTGACGAGGCTCTCACACTGATCAACACGTCAGATTCGCATGACTTTTCACAGATCAAACATCTGTTCGAGCGTTTGATCAATCAGTTCAAGGCGCAGCGTCATCCGATGCTGGTTGTCATCGAAACCGACATTGGCCGTACCGCATTGATGATCGACTCCGTCCGCGAGGTTGTCGAGCTTGGCCAGGCAGACATCGACCCCATTCCAACAGGTGTGAAAACACACGATCTTGTGCGCGGCATCTCGCACAGGAATCGTCAGATGCCCGTGCTGGTGTTTGATGAGCACGCGCTTCGTACGCTGGGAGTCGAGATTGATCAGGATGAACAGTCACTCGCTGCTTAA
- a CDS encoding PEP-CTERM sorting domain-containing protein (PEP-CTERM proteins occur, often in large numbers, in the proteomes of bacteria that also encode an exosortase, a predicted intramembrane cysteine proteinase. The presence of a PEP-CTERM domain at a protein's C-terminus predicts cleavage within the sorting domain, followed by covalent anchoring to some some component of the (usually Gram-negative) cell surface. Many PEP-CTERM proteins exhibit an unusual sequence composition that includes large numbers of potential glycosylation sites. Expression of one such protein has been shown restore the ability of a bacterium to form floc, a type of biofilm.): MRVFAHTSFVTLLAAQAQCLGDVGLSTSLSNNGIVSPSSPSVNIDVYAITGEPWFAFSTALFGYWATESGAAEPHYRLLPADGIPGFPPSWFVAVTPQTNGWLANVGQSNTVSHPANPASPLLIMSFEWETSDFTPRTVEIHMGAADWWIYETSSSQAPVFTPPPNNIVLQIQVIPAPSSALALFGGASVLGARRRRR, from the coding sequence ATGAGGGTATTCGCGCACACAAGTTTTGTGACACTCCTTGCTGCCCAAGCACAGTGTCTGGGTGACGTTGGCCTATCGACATCTCTCTCGAACAATGGCATTGTTTCACCCTCTTCACCATCGGTGAATATCGATGTGTATGCCATTACCGGCGAGCCGTGGTTTGCGTTCAGCACAGCACTCTTTGGATACTGGGCAACCGAATCAGGTGCAGCGGAACCACACTATAGGTTATTGCCAGCCGACGGAATTCCAGGATTTCCGCCATCATGGTTTGTTGCGGTCACACCACAAACAAATGGATGGCTCGCAAACGTTGGGCAGAGCAACACCGTATCACATCCCGCAAATCCTGCATCGCCACTGCTCATCATGTCCTTCGAATGGGAAACAAGTGATTTCACCCCAAGAACAGTGGAGATACATATGGGGGCAGCTGATTGGTGGATTTATGAAACATCTTCGAGTCAGGCGCCGGTGTTCACGCCACCACCCAATAACATCGTCCTTCAAATCCAAGTCATCCCCGCGCCATCGTCAGCACTTGCGCTGTTTGGTGGTGCAAGCGTGCTTGGCGCACGACGCAGACGGAGATAA
- a CDS encoding TVP38/TMEM64 family protein, with product MAETAPQQSEAPVAETTVDPATQSRETMLQRLGPAGLLGIAWAVMPALCGIALLAKLGLISEWLQSHGSLGLVIYISVFIVSSGLGLLPTYAQAILGGWVFGAAVGIPAALCGFAGGSMIGYEIARFASQHRVEKLIEENVRARAVRNALIGGSFWKTFGIVTLVRVPPNSPFALTNLLLSSTGVKRSIYLPATVLGMAPRTIITVYFAAVASSTGAKSIVEFAKDKWLMLVIGLPLMLVVLGIIGYISNKAIEKVTRSQEPEEVPAE from the coding sequence ATGGCTGAAACAGCACCACAACAATCAGAGGCACCTGTCGCAGAGACGACTGTCGATCCAGCGACACAGAGCCGGGAGACGATGCTGCAACGTCTCGGTCCTGCGGGACTGCTTGGAATTGCGTGGGCGGTGATGCCAGCCTTGTGCGGGATCGCTTTGCTTGCCAAGCTCGGGCTCATATCTGAGTGGTTGCAATCGCACGGAAGCCTTGGACTTGTGATCTACATCTCGGTGTTCATTGTTTCGTCGGGGCTCGGATTGCTGCCCACCTACGCGCAGGCGATACTCGGTGGATGGGTGTTCGGAGCGGCAGTTGGTATTCCAGCTGCGTTATGCGGATTCGCTGGTGGATCGATGATCGGGTACGAGATCGCGAGGTTCGCATCGCAGCATCGCGTCGAGAAACTAATTGAAGAGAACGTGCGTGCTCGTGCGGTGCGCAATGCGCTCATCGGTGGTTCATTCTGGAAAACGTTCGGCATTGTGACGCTGGTGAGGGTTCCTCCGAACTCGCCGTTTGCGCTGACAAACCTGCTCCTCTCGAGTACCGGTGTGAAACGGAGTATCTATCTTCCCGCGACGGTCCTCGGCATGGCACCGCGGACGATCATCACCGTGTACTTTGCAGCGGTTGCCAGCAGTACCGGCGCAAAGTCGATTGTCGAGTTTGCGAAAGACAAGTGGCTGATGCTTGTCATCGGGTTGCCGTTGATGCTGGTCGTGCTGGGGATCATCGGATATATCTCGAACAAGGCAATCGAGAAGGTGACACGATCGCAGGAGCCGGAGGAGGTGCCAGCAGAATGA
- a CDS encoding DinB family protein → MDTDTFNPDALIKQMERFPRVLAAFVEPLTSDALFFVPPTGAWSIAQILGHLADEEVEDFRMRTRLTLEMPDAGWPPIDPEGSVRERNYQQPSLSPELANKPHESLARFVTERSTSIAWLHSLQNPDWSAAHVHPKFGPLHAGMLLGSWCAHDLLHLRQITKRLYEMTNNLSAPYSTRYAGDWVA, encoded by the coding sequence ATGGATACCGACACATTCAACCCGGATGCTCTGATCAAGCAGATGGAGCGTTTCCCGCGTGTACTTGCTGCGTTTGTCGAGCCGCTCACATCCGATGCGTTGTTCTTTGTTCCACCAACCGGGGCGTGGTCGATTGCACAGATCCTCGGCCACCTTGCGGACGAGGAAGTCGAGGACTTTCGCATGCGCACGCGGCTGACTCTGGAAATGCCAGATGCTGGCTGGCCTCCGATAGATCCAGAGGGATCTGTTCGCGAGAGAAACTACCAGCAGCCGTCACTCTCACCTGAACTTGCGAACAAGCCTCACGAATCGCTCGCACGATTTGTCACAGAACGCAGCACCTCAATTGCGTGGCTCCACTCACTGCAGAATCCGGACTGGTCGGCTGCGCATGTACACCCGAAGTTTGGTCCGCTGCACGCGGGCATGCTGCTGGGATCGTGGTGTGCGCACGATCTGCTGCACCTTCGCCAGATCACCAAACGACTGTATGAGATGACAAACAATCTCTCAGCGCCGTACTCAACACGGTACGCTGGCGACTGGGTGGCATAG
- a CDS encoding polysaccharide deacetylase family protein encodes MIVLNFHGIGDPKKAGRTLEPNEERVWVSIDIFEQILDGLGRLGDDVKLTFDDGNVSDVSVALPRLIERKLKASFFLISDRIDTPGAVSTNDVHTLLDAGMNIGVHGKSHCAWGSLDRHKLSEDIMVGKETLERFTGNSLTTAACPFGSYNRFVLGFLQKHGFTNVYTSDAAVTSSSSWLRARFSVHDTDTIDSIVSQVATARSFPRSLKDRARIMVKSFR; translated from the coding sequence ATGATCGTGCTCAACTTCCATGGCATCGGTGACCCAAAGAAAGCAGGGCGGACGCTCGAACCCAACGAAGAGCGCGTCTGGGTGAGCATAGACATATTTGAGCAGATTCTTGATGGGCTTGGCAGGCTTGGTGATGATGTGAAGCTGACGTTTGATGATGGGAATGTCAGTGATGTTTCGGTTGCACTCCCCAGGCTGATAGAGCGCAAGCTCAAGGCCTCTTTTTTCCTCATTTCTGATCGGATCGATACGCCAGGTGCTGTTTCTACCAACGATGTGCATACGTTGCTGGATGCGGGAATGAACATTGGTGTGCATGGGAAATCGCATTGTGCATGGGGATCCTTGGACAGGCACAAGCTGTCGGAGGACATCATGGTTGGGAAGGAAACGCTCGAGCGATTCACAGGCAACTCATTGACAACAGCCGCATGTCCATTCGGAAGTTACAACCGATTCGTACTTGGGTTTCTACAAAAGCATGGCTTTACCAATGTCTACACGAGCGATGCGGCCGTGACTTCATCGAGCAGTTGGTTGCGTGCGAGGTTCTCTGTTCACGATACTGATACGATTGATTCAATCGTGTCTCAGGTTGCAACTGCACGCTCTTTTCCACGGTCGTTGAAGGATCGTGCACGAATCATGGTGAAGAGCTTCCGATGA